Proteins from a single region of Paenibacillus sp. BIHB 4019:
- a CDS encoding MarR family transcriptional regulator — protein MTNNRLSKQVYEELALFRYRIRKFIRFSEEAARSKGLTPQYHQLMLAIMGFPERDYATPKELAERLQITPHACLELIKRCEDLELVSRFPNPEDKRSIFIKVTERGMGLLEALSEIHAEELKRAGLLEIQSNGGGYLGD, from the coding sequence ATGACCAATAACCGTTTGTCCAAGCAGGTATATGAAGAATTGGCTTTATTTCGATATCGCATTCGCAAGTTTATTCGGTTTAGTGAAGAGGCAGCGAGAAGCAAAGGTTTAACTCCCCAATACCATCAACTTATGTTAGCTATCATGGGATTTCCAGAGAGGGACTATGCGACGCCGAAAGAACTGGCCGAGCGTTTGCAAATTACGCCGCATGCCTGCCTGGAGCTCATTAAGCGCTGTGAAGATTTAGAGCTCGTAAGCCGGTTCCCGAATCCTGAGGATAAAAGAAGCATTTTTATAAAGGTGACCGAGCGTGGCATGGGTTTGTTGGAAGCATTGTCAGAAATTCACGCTGAGGAGCTTAAGAGGGCGGGATTGCTTGAAATACAAAGTAATGGTGGAGGATATTTGGGCGATTAA